A region of uncultured Carboxylicivirga sp. DNA encodes the following proteins:
- a CDS encoding nuclear transport factor 2 family protein — translation MNTLNAQIRDSEKVAPIKDTLSRMLRAQEEGDLYTFATTFAHNNDLVNIGTDLDEIWYGWKDFYSWMEAAITDRKGYTITAKDTHISLSQSGDVAWYSQLLDTCYETKGEPFNLEGFRHTGVMEKRDSKWVIVQSHVSAPYKNNAQNPLE, via the coding sequence ATGAATACACTGAATGCACAAATCAGAGATTCGGAAAAGGTAGCTCCTATTAAGGACACTTTAAGTAGAATGTTGCGGGCTCAGGAAGAAGGAGATCTATATACTTTCGCTACAACTTTTGCCCACAATAATGACCTTGTAAATATTGGAACCGATTTAGATGAAATTTGGTACGGCTGGAAAGATTTCTATTCGTGGATGGAAGCTGCTATTACAGACCGTAAGGGTTACACAATAACTGCAAAAGATACGCATATAAGTTTGAGTCAATCAGGAGATGTAGCCTGGTATTCACAGCTACTTGACACCTGCTACGAAACCAAAGGTGAACCTTTTAATCTGGAAGGATTCAGACACACCGGGGTAATGGAAAAAAGAGATTCGAAATGGGTGATTGTACAAAGTCATGTAT
- the truA gene encoding tRNA pseudouridine(38-40) synthase TruA, with protein MPRYFLEMAYNGQNYHGWQIQPNAISVQEVINDALYKAIREEVNVVGAGRTDTGVHASYFVAHFDCEQIIADTDFILHRLNRILRNDVVVYTLFPVTDDAHSRFGAISRTYHYYLKPYKTPFFNDIAYRPTFEVDMIKMNEAARALFNYTDFTSFSKLHTDTKTNNCKIMQAQWVDKGDMFVFVIKADRFLRNMVRAIVGTLLEVGRGKMSIDQFCDIIEAKDRSLAGTSVPPQALFLVDVEYPEELFQPIKKKSPVQVDL; from the coding sequence ATGCCAAGATATTTTTTGGAAATGGCCTATAATGGGCAAAACTATCATGGGTGGCAGATTCAGCCCAATGCTATAAGTGTGCAGGAAGTTATTAATGATGCATTGTACAAAGCAATTCGTGAGGAGGTTAATGTTGTTGGGGCTGGCAGAACGGATACAGGTGTGCATGCTTCTTATTTTGTAGCTCATTTTGATTGTGAACAGATAATTGCTGATACCGATTTTATTCTGCATAGATTGAATCGGATTCTTAGAAATGATGTGGTGGTTTATACTTTGTTTCCTGTAACAGATGATGCTCATAGTCGTTTTGGTGCCATTTCTCGGACTTATCATTATTATCTTAAGCCATATAAAACACCTTTCTTTAATGATATAGCTTATAGGCCAACATTTGAAGTGGATATGATAAAGATGAATGAAGCTGCCCGTGCTTTGTTTAACTATACTGATTTTACAAGCTTTAGTAAGTTGCATACCGATACCAAAACCAATAATTGTAAGATCATGCAGGCTCAATGGGTCGACAAAGGAGATATGTTCGTTTTTGTAATCAAGGCTGACCGTTTTCTACGAAATATGGTGCGTGCAATTGTGGGTACTTTGCTCGAAGTAGGTCGTGGTAAAATGTCGATAGATCAGTTTTGTGATATCATAGAAGCAAAAGATAGATCATTGGCTGGTACTTCAGTTCCACCTCAGGCTTTGTTTTTGGTTGATGTTGAATATCCTGAAGAATTGTTTCAGCCGATTAAAAAGAAATCTCCCGTGCAGGTTGATTTATAG
- the aroE gene encoding shikimate dehydrogenase (AroE; catalyzes the conversion of shikimate to 3-dehydroshikimate), whose translation MKTFGLIGYPLAQSFSYKYFTSKFKNENIDARFLNFEIPTIEEFPNLIDHHPYIAGLSVTIPYKEKVIQYLNELDVTAEKVGAVNSIKITWKDKKPYFKGYNTDLIGFKNSILPFIKDHHKKALVLGTGGAAKAVAHALEMLGLEYKYVSRKENTDNLINYSSLTPDILDEYKVIVNSTPVGMYPNIDEYPDIDYNSIGKNHLLFDLTYNPENTKFMQMGAKNGAATKNGLEMLHLQAEASWAIWNDL comes from the coding sequence ATGAAAACTTTTGGTCTGATCGGTTATCCTCTTGCTCAATCTTTTTCGTACAAATATTTCACATCCAAATTCAAAAACGAGAACATAGACGCCCGTTTCCTGAATTTTGAAATACCAACAATTGAGGAATTTCCCAACCTGATAGACCATCATCCATACATAGCAGGATTATCTGTCACTATTCCATACAAGGAAAAAGTTATTCAGTATCTGAATGAATTGGATGTAACAGCAGAAAAAGTAGGAGCTGTTAATTCCATTAAAATTACCTGGAAAGATAAAAAACCTTACTTTAAAGGTTATAACACCGATTTGATTGGTTTTAAAAATTCAATTTTACCATTTATAAAAGATCATCATAAAAAAGCTTTGGTATTGGGAACTGGCGGTGCCGCAAAAGCTGTAGCTCATGCCCTTGAGATGCTTGGTTTGGAATATAAATATGTTAGTAGAAAAGAGAATACTGATAATCTAATTAATTACTCCTCTCTTACGCCCGATATTTTAGATGAATATAAGGTAATTGTTAATTCTACTCCGGTTGGAATGTATCCTAATATTGATGAGTACCCGGATATTGATTACAATAGTATTGGTAAAAATCACCTGCTTTTTGATTTAACCTACAATCCTGAGAATACCAAATTCATGCAGATGGGAGCAAAAAATGGCGCTGCCACTAAAAATGGTTTAGAAATGCTTCATTTACAAGCAGAAGCTTCGTGGGCAATCTGGAACGATCTATAA
- a CDS encoding DUF368 domain-containing protein, whose amino-acid sequence MSMPNVTFYLKTALKGAAMGAANVIPGVSGGTLALITGIFERLINAIKSFDVKAIKLLFSGKFKEFANHIDLGFLVSLFAGIGLAILSLAKLFKYLFENHPIYIWAFFFGLVLASVYFVGKTVKNWNISSIISLLVGTGVAIAISVLTPASENSSFIYLIICGVIAICSMILPGLSGSFVLILLGNYQLVMINAVSELNLKVLFPVGLGAGVGLIAFSHFLSWLLKKYHNQTIALLTGFIAGSLGVLWPWKEPVTKIFGDKIKTVGYDYNLPDMNLSFLLALFFIILGIASIVATELIANKKNQNA is encoded by the coding sequence ATGAGTATGCCTAACGTTACTTTTTATTTAAAGACTGCCTTAAAAGGAGCTGCCATGGGAGCAGCAAATGTAATTCCGGGTGTCTCAGGTGGTACCCTTGCATTAATAACAGGCATTTTCGAACGCCTGATAAATGCCATCAAGTCATTTGATGTAAAAGCAATAAAACTGCTATTCTCAGGAAAATTTAAAGAGTTTGCCAATCATATAGATCTTGGTTTTCTGGTTTCATTATTTGCTGGTATTGGATTAGCTATACTCTCACTGGCCAAGCTTTTTAAATACCTTTTCGAGAATCATCCAATTTATATCTGGGCATTTTTCTTTGGTTTGGTTTTGGCTTCTGTTTATTTCGTAGGTAAAACGGTAAAAAACTGGAATATATCCAGTATTATAAGTCTGTTAGTTGGAACTGGAGTAGCAATTGCAATCTCTGTTTTAACTCCCGCATCGGAAAACAGCTCATTTATTTACCTGATTATCTGTGGAGTTATCGCCATTTGTAGTATGATATTACCCGGACTTTCCGGTTCATTTGTTCTTATTCTACTAGGCAATTACCAATTGGTTATGATTAACGCTGTAAGCGAATTAAATCTGAAGGTACTTTTCCCTGTTGGATTGGGGGCAGGCGTTGGATTAATCGCTTTCTCACATTTTCTGTCGTGGCTATTAAAGAAATATCATAATCAAACCATTGCGTTACTGACTGGTTTTATTGCGGGATCACTGGGAGTTCTTTGGCCTTGGAAAGAACCTGTTACCAAAATATTTGGTGATAAAATCAAAACAGTTGGCTACGATTATAATTTGCCTGATATGAATTTGAGCTTTCTTTTGGCCTTGTTTTTTATTATTTTAGGCATAGCAAGCATTGTTGCAACTGAATTAATTGCCAATAAAAAAAATCAAAACGCATAG
- a CDS encoding tetratricopeptide repeat protein, which produces MQDFLHTNHDDVLEAVERFERMISTDKEVYFDVHQVENIFDFYLEKSLLKQAEQILQIGLRQHPQSTTLLVKKAGLLADDNQLDEALDLLLQVAPIENTNTEVFITMGWVLLQKNDIAKAVKYFKKAVNLAFDDEEDILLEISYNLNQSEVYPEAVFFLEELIKKYPDNTNALFELAFALDKIGERTKSISIYEKLLDIDPFSENAWYNIGILYNKEDRFIEASQAYDFTLAINPYHSEAYFNKGNSLAHKGCFAEALDAYIEHVSLSKDVVLTYQYIADCWEQLGNYDMAIRFYRLVTKELPESGDAWYGIGTALMEKEDFKNGLQAIDQAISINPMNADYWFAHARGLFELDQAEDATRSLENGLNIDPEELTGWIELIKLKMGLDKDFIPKQFLVELKEQYPDIAAVSYLAVIIYYQYLNDSANAVEELKTALDLDSSLLTYLLEELPDLQSNPEFKSILP; this is translated from the coding sequence ATGCAGGATTTCTTGCACACCAATCATGATGATGTACTTGAGGCTGTAGAGCGATTTGAAAGAATGATCAGTACTGACAAAGAAGTTTACTTCGATGTTCATCAGGTTGAAAATATTTTTGATTTCTATCTGGAAAAGAGTTTGCTTAAACAAGCTGAACAGATTCTTCAAATAGGATTGCGACAACACCCTCAATCCACCACTCTACTTGTGAAAAAAGCTGGCCTTCTGGCAGATGATAATCAATTGGATGAAGCCCTTGATTTATTGTTACAGGTTGCTCCTATTGAAAACACCAATACAGAAGTTTTCATCACCATGGGATGGGTATTACTTCAAAAGAATGATATTGCCAAAGCAGTTAAATATTTTAAAAAGGCTGTTAACCTTGCCTTTGATGATGAAGAAGATATTTTATTGGAAATATCATACAATTTAAATCAATCAGAAGTATATCCTGAAGCTGTATTTTTTCTCGAAGAACTTATAAAAAAATACCCTGATAATACCAATGCATTATTTGAGTTGGCTTTTGCTCTTGATAAAATAGGAGAAAGAACCAAGAGTATCAGTATTTACGAAAAACTACTAGACATAGATCCTTTCTCGGAAAATGCATGGTACAACATTGGTATTTTATACAATAAAGAAGATCGTTTTATTGAGGCCAGTCAGGCATATGATTTTACCTTAGCTATCAATCCTTATCACAGTGAGGCATACTTTAACAAAGGTAATAGCCTGGCTCATAAAGGATGTTTTGCTGAAGCTCTGGATGCCTACATTGAACATGTTAGTCTTAGTAAAGATGTAGTTCTTACCTATCAATACATTGCTGATTGCTGGGAACAACTTGGTAACTATGATATGGCCATTCGCTTTTATCGCTTGGTAACAAAAGAACTTCCTGAAAGCGGTGATGCCTGGTATGGCATTGGAACAGCCCTGATGGAAAAAGAGGATTTCAAAAACGGACTGCAGGCCATTGATCAGGCCATATCAATAAATCCAATGAATGCAGACTACTGGTTTGCCCATGCCCGTGGCTTATTTGAATTAGACCAGGCTGAGGATGCAACCCGTAGTCTGGAAAATGGGTTAAATATTGATCCGGAGGAATTAACCGGTTGGATTGAGCTGATAAAACTGAAAATGGGATTGGACAAGGATTTTATTCCAAAACAATTCTTAGTTGAATTAAAAGAACAATACCCTGATATAGCCGCAGTTAGTTATTTGGCAGTTATTATTTATTATCAATACCTGAATGATTCAGCCAACGCTGTTGAAGAGTTAAAAACAGCATTGGATTTAGACTCCTCATTATTAACCTATTTATTGGAAGAATTACCCGATTTACAATCCAACCCAGAATTCAAATCAATTCTGCCTTAA
- a CDS encoding EamA family transporter: protein MRKFFLTMWFLYAIVSALFLGIYDVLKKVSVNDNAVFPVLLISTMSSAFLFLPVFILSNNGILNEGDLLFIPHADGQTHLYIFAKAVLVLTSWIFSFFALKHLPLTVVSPIRATGPLWTLIGAILIFGEQLNLLQWIGLIITLAFFYLFSTIGKLEGLSLKNNKWFWFIILATLTGAASGLYDKYLMTNLDRMAVQSWFSVYQALLMVPIVYLVWYPQRSKHSPFKFRWSIPLVGIMLVIADFAYFYALSNPEALISVISALRRGSVIIAFVFGAILFKEKNIKQKAIYLTGILTGILLLLLGSM from the coding sequence TTGCGAAAATTTTTTCTGACCATGTGGTTTTTATACGCTATCGTTTCTGCCCTCTTTTTAGGTATTTATGATGTTTTGAAGAAAGTATCGGTTAACGATAATGCTGTATTTCCAGTATTATTAATCAGCACCATGTCTTCTGCTTTTTTATTTCTTCCTGTATTTATTCTTTCCAACAATGGGATATTAAATGAAGGAGATTTACTTTTTATTCCTCATGCTGATGGACAAACTCATCTTTACATTTTTGCCAAGGCAGTTTTAGTACTCACCTCATGGATCTTTTCTTTTTTTGCGTTAAAACATCTACCGTTAACAGTTGTTAGTCCAATCCGAGCCACTGGGCCTTTATGGACTTTAATCGGAGCAATTTTAATTTTTGGCGAACAATTAAATTTGCTTCAATGGATTGGTTTAATCATAACTCTTGCTTTTTTCTATCTTTTTTCAACCATTGGTAAACTCGAAGGTCTTTCTTTAAAAAACAATAAATGGTTTTGGTTTATTATTCTGGCAACTCTAACAGGGGCAGCAAGTGGTTTATATGATAAATATTTGATGACCAACCTCGACCGCATGGCAGTGCAAAGCTGGTTTTCTGTTTATCAGGCACTTTTAATGGTTCCAATAGTGTATTTAGTCTGGTATCCACAGAGATCAAAACACAGCCCGTTTAAATTTCGATGGAGCATACCCCTGGTTGGAATCATGTTGGTAATTGCCGACTTTGCATATTTTTATGCTTTAAGCAATCCCGAAGCACTTATTTCTGTAATTTCCGCCCTTCGAAGAGGGAGTGTGATAATTGCATTTGTATTCGGTGCGATTTTATTTAAGGAAAAAAATATCAAACAAAAAGCAATTTATCTCACGGGTATTTTAACAGGTATTCTTCTGCTACTTCTGGGTTCAATGTAG